The segment TGGaaggatttgaattttatttGAGGGAGGTAAaatgagataaaaaaatatttttattcctcAAAATATATGTATAAAGTATATGTTATCGAGAAAAAAGTATTGAGATGAATATGTGGAGatactaagaaaaaaatatttttattcgtgaataaATTAGGTATCATTTTGATTGATAATAAGATGAGAAAAAATCGTAAGAAAATATCTGGATAGaagagatgaaataattaattttagaatAAGTAACGAAATACGTAAAATGATTTTAATagaaatcataaattaaaatttaagtaCTAAACATTGAATATATAATTTGCTATAAATAATATccaaaataattaagatttacgactttatttttataataataataataataataatactaataatatatcTCTCTGATTAATATCCATCCAAAAAAAAACTCGAATCAACCGCTACTCATAGTAATTATTAGTatttacaataataataaaataataaaatctcaattattaataattaatttaaataagaaataaaatataatttacccAAAATAAAGACATTTGTTGTCCAAACTGATAAATCTAGAAGACACCTAAAAGTTTCCTCGAGTTCTTATCATCAAATTAGTTTGAAATAATAGTCAGTGGGCACATAAAAAGAGGGACATAAATGTAATTGTATGTAAAGGAAACTGCACTGAAACATGTAGCCAGCTCGATGGCACATCTCACCCTCTCATGCTCCTCCATTTCCGCTGCCTTTCTTAGTTCGTCTCCCCCACCTTCTCATTCCCATCACAAAAATTCCAACAATAAACATATAAATTAATACAAAACTGCAAATAAATCTAAAGTCCAGGCGACTACCTAtcctttcttctctcctctctctctctctctctctctctccacgccTTCCAATTGCTCCCATGCAGGTATAGCCTTCCATGTCGTCgtcgtctccttcttcttctttctccctgCGCGCCGTAGCCTGACCTACCGCAGCATGGGGCGCCAGCACTCCCACTCCTCCATCTCACGCTCGGACACCGACCCCAGCCTCGAGCTCGAGTGCCCCTTCGGAAGGATCGACCCCCTCACGCGGACCGACCTCCGCGAGGCGGTGTACGAGCTCTTCTTCATGACGTGCCGCTCCTCCCCCGGCTTCGGCGGCAGCCGGGGCTCCCTGAACTACTACCCGTCGTCGCCGGCCAGCACCGGCGCCGGCGGGGAGGGGTCTCCCAAGTGGGGGTCGTCTGGGATGACGGTGGCCAGGAGCCGCATCAAGAAGGCGCTGGGGCTGAATGCGAGGCGGTCGTCGCCGATGACGACGGGGATGTCCAGCGGGTCCAACTCGCCCGGAAAGGCGAGGCGGCCGATGACCTCCGCGGAGATCATGCGGCTGCAGATGCGCGTCACGGAGCAGAGCGATCGCCGGCTAAGGAAGACCCTCATGAGGACCCTCGTCGGACAGGTGACTCGTGCATGCATGCATCCATCCATCTCAGCCTTACCACATAACCTCTAGATTTGCTCCCTTGTACATTTGCGTTGATCCATTAAGGCTTAATGAACAAAAAGATATGTATTCATTCCATTTGCTTCACAAATCGATCTTCAATATACAGGAAGGGTTTGGATTGCTCCTCCCTCGCACCTCCATGATGACATTTTTCTTGCTGATGATAACAGGTGGGAAGAAAAGCAGAGACGATCATCCTTCCATTGGAGCTCCTTCGCCAGCTAAAGCCCTCTGAATTCAACGACGCACAAGAATACCACCAATGGCAACGGCGGCAGCTCAAGATCCTCGAAGCAGGCCTTATCTTATACCCGTCTGTCCCTGTAGACCGCCACAGCCCCGCAGCCGCCCGTCTGCTAGAGATCATCCGAGCGAGCGAGCTGAAGCCCATCGACACCAGCAAGAACTCGGAAACCATGCGTAACCTTTGCAACGCCGTCGTCGCCTTGGTTTGGCGGAGCTCCAGTGGCGCCTCCACTGAAGTATGCCACTGGGCCGACGGCTACCCGCTCAACGTTCATCTCTACCTCGCTCTCCTGCACTCCATCTTCGACCTGCGCGAAGACACCGTGGTGTTGGATGAGGTCGACGAGCTCATCGAGCTGATGAAGAAGACATGGTCCACCTTGGGCATCAACAAGATGATCCACAATGTCTGCTTCGCGTGGTTGTTCTTCCAACGATATCTGGAGACGGGGCAAATCGAGCCCGACCTGTTGTGCGCCACGCTAGCAACACTGGTCGAGGTCGCCAGCAACGCCAAGAAGGCCGATCGCGATGCTAACTACGTTAATCTCTTGTCCGGCGCACTGACTGTGATGCAGAGTTGGGCAGAGGCGAAGGTGTTGGACTACCATGAGTGCTTCGACAAGGAAACCATCGCAAGCATGGAGAACATAGTCTCCTTGGCACTCTCCACGACGAACATCATCGGCGAGGATCCTTTGGACAACGGGGCGAGTCTTGTCGACGATGACGGTCAGGCGGCGATAGATCCATCCGTCAACCGGGTAGATTACTACATAAGGTCGTCGATGAGGAGTGCATTCGCCAAGGTGCCAATTCTAGCAGTCAATCCATGCATCCCGATTTCCGATTCATATGTTGATGGTCCTCTGGTATGCTTGCGTGTGACAGATACTGGAGAATGGAGCGTCCCACGGCGATAGCGTGATCGTGGGAATAAACGACGATCCAAGCAACATCCTTCTCCAGCTTGCAGAAGAAACAGAGGAATTGGCGCTGGTCGAGAAGGATTTGTTTAGCCCTGTCCTGAGGAAATGGCATCAGGTTCCGACTGCGGCCGCGGTGGTGACGATCCACAGCTGCTTCGGGATCGTGCTGAAGCAGTACTTGTCCAAGGTCACGTGCCTGACCAACGAGCTGGTGCGGGTGCTGCAATCCGCCGGCAAGTTGGAGAAGCTGCTGGTCCAGATGGTCGTCGAGGACTCCGCCGACTGCGAAGACGGAGGGAAGGGGGTGGTGAGGGAGATGGTCCCGTATGATGTGGATTCCATTGTCGCAGGCCTCCTCAAGACTTGGATCGACGAAAGGTTGAGGATCGGAAAGGAATGCCTAAGCAGAGCAAAAGAAACAGAGGTAAGTTTTTTGTGCTACCTGAGACCGACAGCAAGCATCGTGTGATGTTGATTGCTTGAGGGATACGTTGTTGCTTGCagagctggatgccgaggtcgaaGAACGAGCCCTACGCTCAGTCTTCCATGGATTTGATGAAGTTGGCCAAGGTGACCGTGGATGAGTTCTTTGAGATCCCTGTGGGAGCCAGAGATGACATGGTTCAAGACCTCGCCGATGGCTTGGAAACAATCTTCCAGGAGTACACTACCTTCGTTGCTGCGTGTGGTACGTACGGTGGCCTCTTTCCCTTTGCTAAGACCTGCGTTGAGTGAGCTCAATCGTTTCGTTGTTACTCGCAGGGAACAAGCAAAGCTACGTGCCCAGCCTCCCGCCACTGACGAGGTGCAACCAGGACTCCAACTTGGTCAGGCTATGGAAGAGGGCGGCGGTGCGCTGCAGCGTCGGTATTGGCCGCTCGAACGGGAAGGACGGCATCACCAACATGAACCACCCGCGGCCGTCCACCAGCCGGGGCACGCAGCGGCTCTACATCCGCCTCAACACCCTTCACTACGTCCTCGCCCACCTCCACGCCCTCGACAAGTCGCTCTCCTTCTTCTCCCGCAGCGGGCCGTCCCCCACGGGCCGCCACACCGCTGCCAACCGCCGCCTCGCCCCGTCCCACCACTTCGGTCTCGCCCGCTCCTCGGTGCAATCCGCCATCCAGTACGTGTCGGAGGTGGCCGCCTACCGCCTCATCTTCCTCGACTCGCGCCACTCGTTTTACGACGGTCTCTACGTGGAGAGCGTCACGGACGCGAGGATCCAACCCGGGCTCCGCATCCTGAAGCAGAACCTGACACTTCTGGTGTCGATCCTCACCGACCGGGCGCAGCCGCTGACGGTGAAGGAGGTGATGAAGGCGTCGTTCGAGGCGTTCCTGATGGTGCTACTGGCCGGGGGAAGCGAGCGGGCGTTCGCGCGGGCGGACTACGAGTCGGTGGTCGACGATTTCCGCAGCCTGAAGCGGGTGTTCTGCACCTGCGGGGAAGGGCTGGTGGCGGAGGAGGTGGTGAACCGGGACGCGGAGGTGGTGGAGGGAATCGTGGCGCTCATGGCCCTGCCCACGGAGAGGCTGATCGAGGACTTCAGCATCGCGGCGTGCGAGGCGAGCGGGCTGGTGGGGTTCGGCTTCTGCAGCGGCGGCAGCACCGACACGGCGGAGGGGCCGAAGGTGCCGATGCCCCCGACGACGGGGAGGTGGAACCGGGCCGATCCCAACACGGTGTTGAGGGTGCTGTGCCACCGGGACGACGAGATGGCCAACGAGTTCCTGAAGCGAACGTTTCAGCTGGCCAAGCGGCGGTGAAAGAACATCACAGGTGATGGCCTGCGCAGTTTGTATCATACGTTAACAGTGGCTGCTATGGTTTCTGTGAGCatgtctttttcctttttcttcttttctatgtTTGAATGAACTAAACAGTACTCATTTACAAAGTTAATACTAGAAATCAAAAGTATAAAAAGCGTAGTGATTCATGGCAACCTAACCATCTTCAGTCTTTCATGTTTCTTTAGGTAGATCTTTCAGCTCTTAAAACTTCTCCCAGCTTTCAGGTCTACATATCTTTGTCTTTCATGTTTCTTTTGGTTTTGGCTTCAGTAATCTTATTTCTTAGAGATGTCTTGTGGATTTGATGTCCTAATCTAAATCTGCATCCAACCTTTTAGGTCTACATATCTTTAGTCTTTCATCAGTCAGCTGATACTAATAATTTGTGCCAATTCTTCTGTTACCCCAAAACATAATGCAAGTCAGCTTATATTTTAGTGCTCGAGCTTTGCATGAGCCAATGAACAAAAAAGATTACCAAACAAGTAATGTTGATGGTCATAAACCAGCAAATCTATATTCCAGTGAGATGCCTGCTTGATGAGTGGAAAGAACTGCAGATAACACTAcaaaacaagcatctgaagtgaGGACAGCAATGTAGTATAGAAAAAGAACTATAACCCACTTAGCATGATTGATTGACACATAATTACATCTCAAGCAATTGTGTGGAAGGAAATACTTCAATAAAATGACTGCAAAGACCCTACTAGGTTTTGTTCATTTTTCCATAGCCAAGTATTTCATACTTAATAATGTTTGATAATGTGTATCACATTTTCTCATCATGGTCATGGTTCGTAACAAGGTTCCGAAAAGGGTTGACAGCGGGTTCAAGATGACTATCAATAGAAAGTTCAACAGCAAGTTCAAGCTATCAACAACAagttcctctctctcttttctttgtcAACAGCAAGTTCTTCTTGTCCTCCTCTTTTCCTTCTCTCCCTCGTTCTCTTTGGTTCTTGCCGGGCGTATGTTCTTCAGGCCGTTGACAGCAGGTTCTTATCTCCCTCTCCTCTATCAACAGCAGCTCCTCCTCCACTCTTCTCTCCTTCTCTTTGGTCCATGCCAGCCGACATGCCTCGCAAACTGAGACTCATACGGGTTCGGCCAGGGATTGGAATGGTTTCTGGACCGGCATAAGTTGTTTACATTATTTGAAGGACAAGAAAGAAATTAAGATTAGTTGCTCATGGCTACAAAGAGAAACATGACCACATGATTACTATCGAACTTTGTATGAGGTCAATGCATAACACCTCATGAACAGATCAGACAATTTAGGTGAATGCATGATCTGAGAAGGTTAAGGTAATCGGACATAACAGGTGGACAATGATGGAGAACCAAACAAGAAGAATTCCAAACCATGGATCCCAACTAATTAGGGTTGTCTGATGAATGGACTATTTCAGCCATTGACCTCAATGCTAGGCAAAATCACTAGTCAAAC is part of the Musa acuminata AAA Group cultivar baxijiao unplaced genomic scaffold, Cavendish_Baxijiao_AAA HiC_scaffold_117, whole genome shotgun sequence genome and harbors:
- the LOC135655610 gene encoding protein unc-13 homolog yields the protein MGRQHSHSSISRSDTDPSLELECPFGRIDPLTRTDLREAVYELFFMTCRSSPGFGGSRGSLNYYPSSPASTGAGGEGSPKWGSSGMTVARSRIKKALGLNARRSSPMTTGMSSGSNSPGKARRPMTSAEIMRLQMRVTEQSDRRLRKTLMRTLVGQVGRKAETIILPLELLRQLKPSEFNDAQEYHQWQRRQLKILEAGLILYPSVPVDRHSPAAARLLEIIRASELKPIDTSKNSETMRNLCNAVVALVWRSSSGASTEVCHWADGYPLNVHLYLALLHSIFDLREDTVVLDEVDELIELMKKTWSTLGINKMIHNVCFAWLFFQRYLETGQIEPDLLCATLATLVEVASNAKKADRDANYVNLLSGALTVMQSWAEAKVLDYHECFDKETIASMENIVSLALSTTNIIGEDPLDNGASLVDDDGQAAIDPSVNRVDYYIRSSMRSAFAKILENGASHGDSVIVGINDDPSNILLQLAEETEELALVEKDLFSPVLRKWHQVPTAAAVVTIHSCFGIVLKQYLSKVTCLTNELVRVLQSAGKLEKLLVQMVVEDSADCEDGGKGVVREMVPYDVDSIVAGLLKTWIDERLRIGKECLSRAKETESWMPRSKNEPYAQSSMDLMKLAKVTVDEFFEIPVGARDDMVQDLADGLETIFQEYTTFVAACGNKQSYVPSLPPLTRCNQDSNLVRLWKRAAVRCSVGIGRSNGKDGITNMNHPRPSTSRGTQRLYIRLNTLHYVLAHLHALDKSLSFFSRSGPSPTGRHTAANRRLAPSHHFGLARSSVQSAIQYVSEVAAYRLIFLDSRHSFYDGLYVESVTDARIQPGLRILKQNLTLLVSILTDRAQPLTVKEVMKASFEAFLMVLLAGGSERAFARADYESVVDDFRSLKRVFCTCGEGLVAEEVVNRDAEVVEGIVALMALPTERLIEDFSIAACEASGLVGFGFCSGGSTDTAEGPKVPMPPTTGRWNRADPNTVLRVLCHRDDEMANEFLKRTFQLAKRR